Proteins encoded within one genomic window of Bombina bombina isolate aBomBom1 chromosome 1, aBomBom1.pri, whole genome shotgun sequence:
- the LOC128663780 gene encoding sericin-2-like — MGIASEEAGGAHEARKAMPIIPGESWNSSDKAASSNNASSSDKAASSDKAASSNNASSSDKAASSDKASSSDKAASSDNASSSDKAASSDKAASSDKASSSDKAASSDKASSSDKASSSDKASSSDKASSSDKASSSDKASSSDKASSSDKASSSDKAASSDKASSSDKAASSDKASSSDKASSSDKAASSDNASSSDKAASSDKASSSDKAASSDKASSSDKAASNDKVASSDKASFTVVDLDVRNNMYILLECSITTQQKQ, encoded by the coding sequence AGCTGGAACTCAAGTGATAAGGCTGCCTCAAGTAACAATGCTTCCTCAAGTGATAAGGCTGCCTCAAGTGATAAGGCTGCCTCAAGTAACAATGCTTCCTCAAGTGATAAGGCTGCCTCAAGTGACAAGGCTTCCTCAAGTGATAAGGCTGCCTCAAGTGACAATGCTTCCTCAAGTGATAAGGCTGCCTCAAGTGACAAGGCTGCCTCAAGTGACAAGGCTTCCTCAAGTGACAAGGCTGCCTCAAGTGACAAGGCTTCCTCAAGTGACAAGGCTTCCTCAAGTGACAAGGCTTCATCCAGTGACAAAGCTTCCTCAAGTGACAAGGCTTCCTCCAGTGACAAGGCTTCCTCCAGTGACAAGGCTTCCTCAAGTGACAAGGCTTCCTCAAGTGATAAGGCTGCCTCAAGTGACAAGGCTTCCTCAAGTGACAAGGCTGCCTCAAGTGACAAGGCTTCCTCAAGTGACAAGGCTTCCTCAAGTGATAAGGCTGCCTCAAGTGACAATGCTTCCTCAAGTGACAAGGCTGCCTCAAGTGACAAGGCTTCCTCAAGTGACAAGGCTGCCTCAAGTGACAAGGCTTCCTCAAGTGACAAGGCTGCCTCAAATGACAAGGTTGCCTCAAGTGACAAGGCTTCCTTCACTGTAGTGGATTTAGATGTTAGGAATAACATGTATATTTTGCTAGAATGTTCCATAACGACCCAGCAAAAACAATAG